A window of Candidatus Peribacteraceae bacterium genomic DNA:
GGAAGAGGTGCTGGCCACCAAGCCGCACATCACCATCGATGACGGCTGCGATTTGGTCACGCTGCTCCACACCAAGCATCCGGAACTCCTCCCCAACCTCATCGGCGGGTGCGAGGAAACCACCACGGGGATCATCCGGTTGCACGCCATGGAACGGGACGGTGCGCTCAAAGTCCCCATGATCGCGGTGAACGACAACAAGACCAAGCACCTCTACGACAACTACTACGGCACCGGCCAATCCACCTTCGACGGCATCCTCCGCTCCACCAACATCCTCGTGGCGGGCAGGACGGTGGTGGTCGCCGGGTACGGGAGTTGCGGCAAAGGCGTCGCGATGCGGGCGGAAGGGCTGGGCGCGCGTGTCATCGTCACGGAGGTGGATCCCTTCAAGGCGCTCCAGGCGGCCATGGACGGCCACACGGTGATGAAAATGGAGGATGCGGCTCGGCTCGGCGATCTCTTCATCACGGTGACGGGAGACATCCACGTCATCACCGTCGCCCATATGGAGAAGATGAAGGACGCCGCGGTGCTGGCCAACTCCGGCCACTTCGACTGCGAGATCGACTTGGCGGAGCTGGAGAAGAAAGCCAAGGGCAAGCGGCGCGTCCGCCACTACCTGGATGAGTACCTCATGCCGTCGGGGAAGGTCATCTATGTCGCGGGCGAGGGGCGGTTGGTCAATCTCGCTTCCGCGGAAGGCCACCCCAGCGAGGTCATGAGCCTTTCCTTCTGCGGCCAAGCCCTGGCGTGCGAGTACCTGGTGAAGAACAAGGGAAAGATGAAAGCCACGGTCATCACGCTCCCCCCGGACATCGACGATTTCATTTCCCGCACGCAGCTGGAGGTGATGGGAATCGCGATCGATGAACTGACGGAGGAACAGAAGAAGTACCTGGGCAGCTGGCAGGAGGGGACATAGGATTTTCCGCTGCCCGCAGTCACAAACGATGGGTGGTGCACCCCCTTCCTTGACAAGTTGACAAAAACTAACATAACATTGCGGTTAATCTATAACCGCACGAATGCGGGTATCTCTCAAGTTCCTTGGAATCACCGTTTTCTAGTGATGAGAAACCTGCTTCTCAGACAGATATGGACAAAAAGGAGCTACGAGGACGTGGCTCGCTGTATTGGGAAGAGGATCGGAGGTTACGTAATGATCATTTTGACCCAGCGTGGGCAAATTGCCCACAAGCAATGTGAAGATTGTCCGGATCGGCACCGGTGCGGCAATCTCGAGGGCTGTCCGCTTCTCGAGCGGGCACATCATCCCCGTCATTTTCGAAGCTTGGGTGAGGAGAGAGAGGCCTCCGACGATAACGAGTCTTGATGTTTCAAGACTCCCCCGCCCAGACGTTCGCCTCGTGCGAGCGCCTGGGCGGAATCTTTGGAACGAAAACAGAAGCAGGTTTCTCGTCATTGATCTTTCACATATTGTGGCAAGTGATCTGTCTCTCGGCTTCATTGTTTGAAGTCATAAATGGTTCGAGACAGATCTGTTGGCAGTTTCAATAAGGATGGTTCGATGAGTGTTGAAATGCTCAGTCGCGAGAGGAAGTTGTCCAGTCAGAAGATGTACGCCAACACCGAAGTTACCTGCCCGCGCTGTCAGAGGAAAATGAAAAGGAAGCGTGTGACGCAGCATTTC
This region includes:
- the ahcY gene encoding adenosylhomocysteinase, which produces MSSIKDPSLAAQGRLNLEIAEKRMGALLKLRDRFAGEKPFQGLTIGMALHVTKETGILVRTLVAGGAKVAITGCNPLSTQDDVAAALAEEKDVSVWAYKGETKEDYYKYLEEVLATKPHITIDDGCDLVTLLHTKHPELLPNLIGGCEETTTGIIRLHAMERDGALKVPMIAVNDNKTKHLYDNYYGTGQSTFDGILRSTNILVAGRTVVVAGYGSCGKGVAMRAEGLGARVIVTEVDPFKALQAAMDGHTVMKMEDAARLGDLFITVTGDIHVITVAHMEKMKDAAVLANSGHFDCEIDLAELEKKAKGKRRVRHYLDEYLMPSGKVIYVAGEGRLVNLASAEGHPSEVMSLSFCGQALACEYLVKNKGKMKATVITLPPDIDDFISRTQLEVMGIAIDELTEEQKKYLGSWQEGT